A window from Desulfobacterales bacterium encodes these proteins:
- the cbiQ gene encoding cobalt ECF transporter T component CbiQ, translating to MKIGSALFDIGHMDRLAGQDTPVHRLDPRAKLLTTLVFIVAVVSFDKYEISAFIPFFIYPTILMASGNLPPVYILKKIAVVLPFAFLIGIFNPILDREIMIHLGPVNISGGWISFVSIMIRFVLTVGSALILIACTGFNAVCMALEKLGTPRIFAIQLLFLYRYLFVLVDEGARMVRARSLRTFDGQAMGIRIFGYLLGHLLLRTLDRAQRIHLAMFCRGFDGEIRLLRPLKIGGVEIFFVLGWSAFFVLMRMYNIPQVAGTWILHLLRGT from the coding sequence TTGAAAATAGGATCCGCATTATTTGACATCGGTCACATGGACAGGCTTGCGGGCCAGGATACCCCTGTCCATCGCCTGGACCCCCGGGCAAAACTGCTGACCACCCTGGTGTTTATTGTTGCGGTCGTTTCTTTCGACAAATACGAAATTTCCGCGTTTATCCCCTTTTTTATTTACCCGACAATCCTGATGGCATCGGGCAATCTGCCCCCGGTTTATATTCTGAAAAAGATTGCAGTGGTCCTGCCGTTTGCTTTTCTGATCGGAATTTTCAACCCGATACTTGACCGGGAAATCATGATACACTTGGGGCCGGTTAATATTTCCGGCGGCTGGATTTCATTTGTATCCATCATGATCCGGTTTGTCCTGACGGTGGGGTCGGCATTGATTCTGATTGCCTGCACCGGATTTAATGCGGTCTGCATGGCCCTGGAGAAGCTGGGAACCCCTCGTATATTTGCCATTCAACTCCTGTTTTTGTACCGATATCTTTTTGTCCTGGTGGACGAAGGCGCCCGCATGGTCAGGGCACGGTCTTTGCGGACGTTTGACGGGCAGGCGATGGGGATCAGGATTTTTGGCTACCTGCTGGGGCATTTGCTGCTGCGGACCCTGGACCGGGCCCAGCGCATTCATCTGGCGATGTTCTGCAGGGGCTTTGACGGTGAAATCCGACTGCTGCGCCCGTTAAAAATCGGCGGGGTTGAGATCTTTTTTGTTCTGGGGTGGTCGGCTTTCTTTGTCCTGATGCGCATGTATAACATTCCGCAGGTTGCAGGGACCTGGATCCTGCATTTACTAAGGGGTACATAA